From Streptomyces sp. NBC_00370, a single genomic window includes:
- a CDS encoding ABC transporter ATP-binding protein, which yields MAFTGVSTRLRATALRSPAAQLLAQSLRGSGRPLRRIACWSVLEAGPALGSGWSLAAALDRGFLAGEPAEGLMWIGLLALLYVARAVAERALFDPLAACIEPMRDALVTTVVGATLRQAVRDGSGADAAGVSRMTSQVDTVRLVVGALMRTARPLAVTLVATLIGLAALAPVLAAVVVLPLVAALVAFLASMRAVSRRRRTAVIAEEDVAASTGAVLAAGRDIAAIGATEFACASAERSVRASAQASVAVAWAAAARVPIVLLGGQLPLFLLLLVGPALVTGGTASAGEVVGATLYVSSSLVPALQMLTGTVAGLWSQLHVVLERLAAVTEPSGDPSPDQVRADAPTGHAARVENLTFAYGPHAEPVLKDVRLTIAEGDHLVVVGASGVGKSTLAGLLAGLERPSGGEVLIGGRRVDNLPETERPGVVALLPQEAYVFRGTLRDNLRYLAPEADTAAVDAAALAVGLGPVVDRLGGYDVLLDDPAASLSSGERQLVAAARTYLSSAPVVLLDEATCHLDMASEAVVEAAFAARPGTLVVVAHRLASALRGRRVLLLDGTRVVCGTHAELLGTEPGYAALVGHWDGTAPHVPRPRPVLATVPDPAERPE from the coding sequence GTGGCCTTCACCGGTGTGAGCACGAGACTGCGCGCGACGGCGCTCCGCAGCCCCGCGGCACAGCTGTTGGCGCAGTCACTGCGCGGTTCCGGCCGCCCCCTGCGGCGTATCGCCTGCTGGTCGGTGCTGGAGGCAGGCCCTGCCCTGGGGTCGGGCTGGTCGCTCGCCGCAGCGCTGGACCGGGGGTTCCTCGCGGGTGAACCCGCCGAGGGGCTGATGTGGATCGGGCTTCTCGCCCTGTTGTACGTCGCCAGGGCCGTGGCTGAGCGCGCGCTCTTCGACCCGCTGGCCGCCTGTATCGAGCCGATGCGGGACGCGCTGGTGACCACCGTGGTCGGCGCGACACTCCGCCAGGCCGTCCGGGACGGCAGTGGCGCGGACGCGGCCGGTGTGTCGCGGATGACCAGCCAGGTCGACACGGTGCGGCTGGTTGTGGGCGCGCTGATGCGGACAGCCCGTCCGCTCGCGGTCACCCTGGTCGCCACCCTCATCGGTCTTGCCGCGCTCGCCCCGGTGCTCGCCGCCGTGGTCGTACTGCCACTCGTCGCCGCGCTCGTCGCCTTCCTCGCCTCCATGAGGGCGGTCAGCCGGCGCAGGAGAACGGCGGTCATCGCCGAGGAGGACGTGGCAGCGTCCACCGGGGCCGTGCTGGCCGCCGGCCGGGACATCGCTGCCATCGGCGCGACGGAGTTCGCCTGCGCGAGCGCCGAGCGCAGCGTCCGGGCCAGCGCCCAGGCGTCCGTCGCGGTTGCCTGGGCAGCCGCAGCGCGCGTTCCCATCGTCCTGCTCGGTGGCCAACTCCCGCTGTTTTTGCTCCTGTTGGTGGGCCCGGCATTGGTCACCGGCGGGACGGCCAGCGCCGGTGAGGTGGTCGGAGCGACGCTGTACGTCAGCAGCAGCCTGGTGCCCGCTCTTCAGATGCTGACCGGCACGGTGGCCGGACTGTGGAGCCAACTCCATGTCGTACTGGAACGGCTGGCCGCCGTGACGGAACCGTCCGGCGACCCGTCGCCGGACCAGGTACGCGCGGACGCGCCGACGGGCCACGCCGCGCGGGTCGAGAATCTGACGTTCGCCTACGGGCCGCACGCCGAACCGGTTCTGAAGGACGTGCGGCTGACCATCGCGGAGGGAGACCACCTCGTCGTGGTCGGAGCGAGCGGTGTCGGCAAGTCGACCCTGGCCGGGCTGCTCGCCGGTCTGGAACGGCCGTCCGGGGGCGAGGTGCTGATCGGAGGGCGGCGGGTCGACAACCTCCCCGAGACCGAGCGCCCGGGTGTTGTCGCGCTGCTGCCGCAGGAGGCGTACGTCTTCCGCGGCACCCTCCGCGACAACCTCCGCTATCTCGCCCCCGAAGCGGATACGGCGGCTGTTGACGCCGCAGCACTCGCGGTGGGGCTCGGGCCCGTGGTGGACCGGCTCGGCGGCTACGACGTGCTGCTGGACGATCCGGCGGCCTCGCTGTCCAGTGGCGAACGGCAACTCGTCGCAGCCGCGCGTACCTATCTGTCGAGCGCGCCCGTTGTCCTGCTCGACGAGGCCACCTGCCACCTCGACATGGCGAGTGAGGCAGTGGTGGAGGCGGCCTTCGCCGCCAGGCCCGGCACGCTCGTCGTCGTCGCCCACCGCCTCGCGTCGGCCCTGCGCGGGCGACGCGTACTGCTGCTCGACGGCACCCGCGTGGTCTGCGGCACGCACGCCGAACTGCTGGGCACGGAGCCCGGCTATGCCGCGCTCGTGGGCCACTGGGACGGCACTGCGCCGCACGTTCCGCGCCCGCGCCCCGTACTCGCCACCGTGCCGGACCCGGCAGAGCGGCCGGAGTGA
- a CDS encoding ABC transporter ATP-binding protein: MTTLERRDSATHGGRLLKDVAHDTRRPLTLLVLVMVTRVGISIAVPALLSAAVNAVLDGDSAGHGSRALLWGAAVAAIALCDAVMGPLGAAGTGRGTRLLRGRIIRQLLALQPRSPLSPGEAVTQITQAAPQAGALPAAAAQSAVSLAGALAGFGALWAIDLRTAAAFTLGVPLSVLIARRFVGRVTEAQSAYLGAQADLATRLLGALTGARTIRASGTLATETERVLAPLGAVSAAGHAMWRLQKSTVWQFGLLVSLTEALALAVAGLGVAQGRLSPGELLAVAGYVKLAIGALQQVDALLSLAQARAAAGRIAGALAHPLPAAGPVTGTTGPGSVLLKDVTVRSAGGSLVLDRAHLALPAGRSMALVGRTGAGKSVLAGLLGRLGDPDEGEVVLDGVPVRDLTFDELRNAVTYAFERPALIGESVHDVIAYGRPDVSRRAVEQAARAARADGFIRRLPAGYDTPSAHAPLSGGERQRLGLARALVRPARVYVLDDATSGLDTVTEAEVSEAVTGALSGRTRLVVAHRVTTAARCDAVAWLHEGRIRAVGPHRELWHHPDYRAVFAADADPATEREVPWPSPV, translated from the coding sequence GTGACCACCCTCGAACGGCGTGACTCCGCCACCCATGGCGGGCGCCTGCTCAAGGACGTCGCACACGACACGCGGCGGCCGTTGACGCTGCTCGTGCTGGTGATGGTCACCCGCGTCGGGATCTCGATCGCCGTCCCGGCGCTGCTCTCCGCGGCCGTCAACGCGGTGCTCGACGGTGACAGCGCAGGGCACGGGAGCCGGGCGCTCCTGTGGGGCGCCGCCGTCGCCGCCATCGCGCTGTGCGACGCGGTGATGGGCCCGCTGGGAGCCGCCGGAACGGGGCGTGGAACGCGCCTGCTGCGCGGAAGGATCATCAGGCAACTGCTCGCGCTCCAGCCACGTTCGCCGCTTTCCCCGGGTGAGGCGGTCACCCAGATCACCCAGGCCGCACCGCAGGCCGGCGCGCTGCCCGCGGCGGCTGCGCAGTCCGCGGTCTCACTGGCGGGGGCGCTCGCGGGCTTCGGCGCCCTCTGGGCGATCGACCTGCGGACCGCGGCTGCCTTCACCCTGGGCGTGCCCCTGTCGGTGCTGATAGCCCGGCGGTTCGTCGGCCGGGTGACCGAGGCGCAGAGCGCCTATCTGGGTGCGCAGGCGGACCTCGCGACCCGGCTGCTCGGCGCGCTGACCGGGGCGAGGACGATCCGGGCCTCGGGAACACTGGCCACGGAGACCGAACGCGTCCTGGCCCCGTTGGGTGCCGTGTCGGCCGCCGGACACGCGATGTGGCGGCTGCAGAAGTCGACGGTCTGGCAGTTCGGGCTACTGGTGTCGCTCACCGAGGCACTGGCACTCGCCGTGGCGGGACTCGGCGTCGCCCAGGGCCGGTTGTCCCCGGGAGAGCTCCTGGCCGTGGCCGGCTACGTCAAACTCGCCATCGGCGCACTCCAGCAGGTGGACGCCCTGCTGTCGCTCGCGCAGGCCCGCGCGGCCGCCGGCCGGATCGCCGGCGCCCTCGCCCATCCCCTGCCCGCCGCCGGCCCGGTCACCGGCACGACGGGGCCGGGGTCCGTCCTGCTGAAGGACGTCACCGTCCGCTCCGCCGGCGGTTCCTTGGTCCTCGACCGGGCACACCTGGCCCTGCCCGCAGGCCGGTCGATGGCCCTGGTCGGCAGGACCGGCGCGGGCAAGAGCGTGCTGGCGGGGCTGCTCGGCCGGCTGGGCGACCCCGACGAGGGAGAAGTCGTACTCGACGGCGTACCCGTGCGGGACCTGACCTTCGACGAACTGCGGAACGCCGTGACGTACGCCTTCGAGCGCCCGGCGCTGATCGGGGAGAGCGTCCATGACGTGATCGCCTACGGCAGACCGGATGTGAGCCGCCGGGCGGTGGAGCAGGCCGCGAGGGCGGCGCGGGCCGACGGCTTCATCCGCAGGCTGCCCGCCGGCTACGACACGCCGTCGGCCCACGCGCCCCTGTCCGGCGGGGAACGACAGCGGCTCGGACTGGCGCGGGCGCTGGTCAGGCCCGCCCGGGTGTACGTACTCGACGACGCGACCTCCGGGCTCGACACGGTCACCGAGGCCGAGGTGAGTGAGGCGGTGACCGGCGCGCTGTCCGGGCGGACCCGGCTCGTCGTGGCGCACCGCGTCACCACGGCCGCACGCTGTGACGCCGTCGCCTGGCTGCACGAGGGACGGATCCGCGCGGTGGGACCGCACCGCGAGTTGTGGCACCACCCGGACTACCGCGCGGTCTTCGCGGCCGACGCTGATCCGGCGACCGAGCGGGAGGTGCCGTGGCCTTCACCGGTGTGA
- a CDS encoding flavoprotein translates to MTTDPTPQLRGARRDGLPPLVLPRGHLLFVAAGGISVTALPEWVMLARTRYGWSVRVCLTHSAASLVSRQALAAVAQSPVEGPDWDTSQGVVPHKELAEWADLVIVAPATTNFIAKCAAGMTDSLALTTVICTSAPTFFAPAIPEGALARPSVRRNLELLEQDGHHVVPMAPAVSAHDGTPVSAGMPSLLSTLRYAARMLSARTGEASGDHPRTA, encoded by the coding sequence GTGACAACCGACCCCACGCCACAGCTGCGCGGCGCACGACGCGACGGGCTGCCACCGCTCGTCCTGCCACGTGGGCATCTGTTGTTCGTCGCGGCCGGCGGCATCTCCGTCACCGCCCTGCCCGAGTGGGTCATGCTGGCGCGGACGCGGTACGGCTGGTCGGTGCGAGTGTGCCTGACCCACTCCGCGGCGTCCCTGGTGTCCCGTCAGGCGCTGGCCGCTGTCGCCCAGTCGCCGGTCGAAGGTCCCGACTGGGACACCTCGCAGGGCGTGGTGCCGCACAAGGAACTCGCCGAGTGGGCCGACCTGGTCATCGTGGCTCCCGCGACCACCAACTTCATCGCCAAGTGCGCTGCGGGGATGACCGACAGCCTGGCCCTGACGACGGTCATCTGCACATCCGCACCCACCTTCTTCGCCCCCGCGATCCCCGAAGGCGCCCTGGCCCGTCCGTCGGTTCGCCGCAACCTGGAACTGCTGGAGCAGGACGGTCATCATGTCGTCCCGATGGCACCCGCGGTCTCCGCACATGACGGCACCCCGGTCTCCGCCGGCATGCCCTCCCTGCTGAGTACGTTGCGGTACGCCGCACGCATGCTGTCCGCGCGCACCGGGGAGGCGAGCGGTGACCACCCTCGAACGGCGTGA
- a CDS encoding ALQxL family class IV lanthipeptide has product MESDLDALQLLTGEEAQEQSLILCEGHTCNGGSTCAISCNVTN; this is encoded by the coding sequence ATGGAGAGCGACCTCGATGCCCTGCAACTGCTGACGGGCGAGGAGGCCCAGGAGCAGTCGCTGATCCTCTGTGAGGGACACACCTGCAACGGTGGCAGCACCTGTGCCATCAGCTGCAACGTCACCAACTGA
- the lanL gene encoding class IV lanthionine synthetase LanL: protein MSSLSLRHLVRAALDDVGAAGWAVEEEDFWCRVTRPSASERVQGWKLHVSATALSAPHVLDRAARILAAGGCSFKYARSLELVEEMTSASYDRAQCGKFLTAYPDDDAHLRELAHRIDAATAGLPGPAILSDRPLRKGSLVHYRYGAFRGVPVLTNDGSFEARLREPGGAAVPDPRKPWFCPPPWAELPLAGTPGRASAAPAAPSSVLLADRFVVKEAIRHSARGGVYRALDEHTGAEVIVKQARAHVAGGLTGSDARDQLRREAAMLTALNGLCPDVVDQFEKDGHAFLVETLISGETLARWVRDRYADAAPGVDPATALSMAARLVRLLGEVHQRGLVLQDFSPNNIMVGDDERLWLIDPEWARRPDEWTYRAYTPGFGAPEQCAVPRIGPAHGPAVDLFALGAVLCYLTTGVAPAFAADDDTTDDDTADDDAADGAEDNRAARSPEERVSALLALMRSERPAVPTLAPAILGLMVAEPELRWNAEQLGEYLAGRTPTAGATAASPKPPPVEPAGALPDVRRLVDDGLTYLVHALRPHPGERLWKSGSFGDTTDPCAVQHGSAGVLAVLGRASELVDRDELRHSLERLAQWTDERREDVPRLLPGLYFGRAGTAWALHDAARRLDDPTMARRAADLALAVPVQWPNPDVCHGAAGAGLAQLHFWQATGEPAFLERVITCADGLTARAETVRGRTVWPVPEDFDSVLAGIRHLGFGHGVAGVASFLLGAGQATGCQEYTDLAVAAGATLAAEAELGPWGARWRSDLDHEPGTGLLYHWCSGASGIGTFLLRLWRATGDSAHLRLAEQAGAAVHAVRSTASTAACHGIAGDGDFLLDLADAVPEGPYRDWACDLASVLRLRAVLRDGLFVVPDESGTSVRPDAQTGLAGAVSFLLRLTHGGPRPWMADLPAESAHTPR from the coding sequence GTGTCGTCCCTCTCCCTCCGGCATCTGGTGCGAGCGGCTCTCGACGATGTCGGTGCGGCCGGATGGGCGGTCGAGGAAGAGGACTTCTGGTGCCGGGTGACGCGGCCCTCGGCGTCCGAGCGCGTCCAGGGGTGGAAGCTGCACGTCTCGGCGACCGCGCTGTCCGCGCCGCACGTCCTCGACCGGGCTGCGCGGATCCTCGCGGCGGGCGGCTGTTCGTTCAAATACGCCCGCAGTCTTGAGCTGGTCGAGGAGATGACCTCGGCGTCCTACGACCGCGCGCAGTGCGGCAAGTTCCTCACCGCGTACCCCGATGACGACGCCCACCTGCGCGAGTTGGCCCACCGCATCGACGCTGCGACCGCCGGACTGCCAGGACCGGCGATCCTCTCCGACCGGCCGCTGCGCAAGGGCAGTCTCGTGCACTACCGGTACGGCGCCTTCCGGGGCGTTCCTGTGCTCACCAACGACGGCTCCTTCGAGGCCCGGTTGCGGGAGCCCGGCGGGGCCGCCGTACCCGATCCGCGCAAGCCGTGGTTCTGTCCGCCGCCCTGGGCCGAACTGCCTCTGGCAGGCACGCCCGGTCGTGCTTCGGCGGCGCCGGCGGCGCCCTCGTCGGTGCTGTTGGCCGACCGGTTCGTGGTGAAGGAAGCCATTCGGCACTCGGCACGGGGCGGTGTGTACCGCGCGCTTGACGAACACACCGGGGCCGAGGTGATCGTCAAGCAGGCCCGTGCCCACGTCGCGGGAGGGCTGACGGGCAGTGACGCACGGGATCAGCTCCGCAGGGAAGCCGCCATGCTGACCGCGCTGAACGGGCTCTGCCCCGATGTCGTCGATCAGTTCGAGAAGGACGGTCACGCCTTCCTGGTGGAGACTCTGATCAGCGGAGAGACGCTCGCCCGGTGGGTCCGGGACCGGTACGCCGACGCCGCGCCCGGTGTGGACCCGGCGACGGCGCTCTCCATGGCGGCCCGGCTGGTCCGGCTCTTGGGTGAAGTGCACCAACGCGGCCTGGTCCTCCAGGACTTCAGCCCGAACAACATCATGGTGGGCGACGACGAGCGGCTCTGGCTGATCGACCCCGAATGGGCGAGACGTCCGGACGAGTGGACTTATCGTGCCTACACACCGGGGTTCGGGGCGCCGGAACAGTGTGCGGTGCCGCGCATCGGACCCGCCCACGGGCCCGCCGTCGACCTGTTCGCACTGGGCGCTGTCCTGTGCTACCTCACCACCGGTGTGGCCCCGGCCTTCGCTGCGGACGACGACACGACGGATGACGACACAGCAGACGACGACGCGGCTGACGGGGCCGAGGACAACCGCGCCGCCCGCTCACCGGAGGAGCGCGTCAGCGCCCTGTTGGCCCTGATGCGCTCGGAGCGCCCGGCCGTGCCGACACTGGCGCCCGCGATCCTCGGCCTGATGGTGGCGGAACCCGAACTGCGCTGGAATGCGGAGCAGTTGGGTGAATACCTGGCCGGTCGGACGCCGACAGCAGGGGCAACCGCCGCGTCACCTAAGCCCCCACCGGTTGAACCAGCCGGCGCCCTTCCCGACGTACGCAGACTCGTGGACGACGGCCTCACCTACCTGGTCCACGCACTCCGTCCGCACCCCGGTGAACGGCTCTGGAAAAGCGGCTCCTTCGGAGACACCACCGACCCGTGTGCCGTCCAGCACGGTTCGGCGGGCGTGCTGGCCGTGCTGGGCCGGGCATCCGAACTTGTCGACCGCGACGAACTGCGGCATTCCCTGGAGCGGTTGGCGCAGTGGACCGACGAACGGCGCGAAGACGTGCCGCGCTTGCTGCCAGGCTTGTACTTCGGCCGAGCGGGGACGGCCTGGGCGCTGCACGACGCGGCGCGCCGCCTGGACGATCCGACGATGGCCCGCAGGGCGGCCGACCTGGCGCTGGCCGTGCCCGTACAGTGGCCCAACCCCGATGTGTGCCACGGCGCCGCCGGGGCGGGCCTGGCCCAGCTGCACTTCTGGCAGGCGACCGGCGAGCCCGCCTTCCTCGAACGCGTCATCACCTGCGCCGACGGGTTGACCGCTCGCGCCGAGACCGTGCGTGGCCGGACGGTGTGGCCCGTACCCGAGGACTTCGACTCGGTCCTCGCCGGTATCCGGCACCTCGGTTTCGGGCACGGTGTGGCCGGTGTGGCTTCCTTCCTGCTCGGGGCGGGTCAGGCGACCGGGTGCCAGGAGTACACGGATCTGGCCGTCGCTGCCGGCGCCACCCTCGCGGCGGAAGCCGAACTGGGCCCGTGGGGGGCGCGCTGGCGCTCCGACCTGGATCATGAGCCAGGGACCGGCCTGCTGTACCACTGGTGTTCCGGCGCGTCAGGGATCGGCACGTTTCTGCTGCGCCTGTGGCGCGCGACGGGCGACAGCGCTCACCTGCGCCTCGCGGAGCAGGCCGGTGCGGCGGTGCACGCCGTCCGCTCGACCGCCTCGACCGCTGCCTGCCACGGGATCGCCGGCGACGGAGACTTCCTCCTCGATCTCGCCGACGCCGTACCCGAAGGTCCCTACCGGGACTGGGCCTGCGACCTGGCCTCGGTCCTGCGGCTGCGCGCCGTGCTCCGCGACGGGCTGTTCGTCGTACCGGACGAGTCGGGAACGTCAGTACGCCCCGACGCGCAGACCGGCCTGGCCGGCGCTGTTTCCTTCCTGCTGCGCCTCACGCACGGCGGACCACGGCCGTGGATGGCCGACCTGCCTGCCGAATCCGCTCACACCCCCCGCTGA